The window CTGCATGATAGGGAAACTGTAGAGTGTAATAATCCTCTTGTGGTCGCTTAGTAGGCCATTGCCATTCTCGTCAAGACAAGTAATTTTTAATCTGGTTCCTTCTTTAATTCCCTGGACTATCAAGTTCAATATTACAGACCCAACACTatagttttcttttatttctgtgtTTCAATCTCTGTATTCGAAATGCTAGAGGTTATTTTCCACCGTTTCTATCATCTTTATGCAAACTAAATGATCGCTTAAAGTTGTGAAGTTATGAGCTCCAGTGATATACTTGTATAAGATTTGGGGGAATAATATCAAGAAATATTTGCTCGAAGGTTTTCGACTAAAAATTTCAGAACTAGGATTCTCCGCCTGGTGAAGTATCTCCATATATTCTTCTAACAATATAAACTTTCCCGGTATGTTGCTTTAAGTCAATTTCCTGGCTAAAATTCATCAGGCCAAACAAGAATGCTTTTGAACTTGCATCCTTAAAGCAGCTAGAACAGTATGGTACTCAAGAACAATACTATCAGGTCGTACGCAGGATTTTTTGTAACCGCTGTCGAAATTTAAAGAGTGCAAATGAATAGATCACTTTAACAAGATCATATTTTAGaaaaatacaattcaaatacaCTACTCAATTCTCCGTGACGAGCTTTTACTTTTTGAAATGTATCCATAGATTCAGTAGAAATATCACTAAAAAATTTTTTTTCTGTAAAAGACACCAAACATACACTCCTCATCATCCATTCGATTCCATAAGTCTTGCTTTGTTCAATTTCATGGCCTCTCAGTTTGTTCAGTTACTCCTTTTTAGGTAAGAAATTGGTAGATTTTGTTTATTCCTGGCAGTGACATGCACATAATGGATGGTGGCTAGGTTGGTCTAGTTAATAATTTTTTGGTAAGCTGTTGAAGGTTCAAGGCCTGCTGCCTGCTGGTTTTTCCTATATTTTTCCAGAAGAATGctaaaaaattaagaaaagaaaatcGTTAACCTAGCGGGGATTCGGACGCTTGACCCACAAGTAGAAATTGGAGCATTTCACCAGCGGGCCAACATAGCTCTTATGTTATGTGGTGGTATTTAGTTATATTTAGAAGTATTTCCTTTTGCAGATTATTTACATGtatataaatgaataaaaattCCGGCCAAACAGTGTTGGTTGACACCACTTGGCTCAACGTGCCTTCGCCCCTGAATACTATACCTTCATTTCCATGTAGTACATTCATGGAAACATTGCTTTTATGTGAGTTGTATCACACATGCATTGTGTGGATTAATAATCTAATCACATACTAATGAGACTGAGCTCAATTGGTAAGGCCGAAGGCCTTGTGGCATTAAGGTCTTAATTATTTTCCCTGGAGGCAGGATAATTAGTAAAGTGCGTATCTAACCTGTCCTTCAATTGAACTAATCACTTTTTACttgatttgtataagtttggttTTGTTGTTCATCCTGATGTATGGCAGTTTGTACTTTGGCCATCAGGCtctaaagaaatgaaaaaagcAAAAAGCTAATCAAGTTGTTTCCATTACATGCAGATGTATGCCTGCGAAGAATCAAACCAGCATTCTGGGGCATTTCTTTTCCTACTTGGGCAACTTTTTGCCAGCATTCCTTTCTTGTTTCTCATCTCCATTTCATCAAGTCTCGTCTTCTATTTTCTTGTTGggctgcgggatgtgttcagctTGCTGATGTATTTCGTGCTGAATTTCTTCACATGTCTATTGGTAAATGAAGGATTGGTACTGGCTGTTACTTCCATTTGGCAAGATATCTTCTGGAGCATCTTAACTTTGGTGTCCATACATGTGAGTTCCATCTTAAAACTTAATAtattgaagagatactatttacCTGGAATGAAGTTTACATATTTCAGTGATGGAGGCTGTATGAGTTTCTACTACTTTATAAGGTTCTAGTCCTGACAAGGGAATCAGGGGAGTTGGATTCTATCTGAAGTTATTGCTTTCAAGTTTACTGATGTATAGGGTTCTTATACTTGAGatctttcctttttttcatcTGTCAAAGAGAGATCTTTCCCTGTCTAGGATTTATTTGATTTCACATCTGGCTTCTTTCAAACGGCTCTGGTGTTCTTTATTTCAGGTGATAATGATTCTTTCCGCTGGCTTTTTAAGAATCAGAAGTGCTTTGCCTGGACCAGTTTGGATGTACCCCATTTCTTATTTAGCTTTTCATACTTACTCTATCCAGGTAAGTTTGATATCGGCTGAATAGTTGGCTATAAATTCTTTCAAATGCATGTCAGTTGGTCATCTCTTTTGTATATCTAAGATCTGTATCTTTGTTTCAGGGACTCTTGGAGAACGAGTACATTGAAACCTCTTTCGCAGTTGGTCAGGTGAGGACCATATCTGGAAATCAGGCTTTGCAAAATGTATATGACATATCTACTGACAACAACTCTAAGTGGAAAAATTTGTTAGTATTGTTTCTTATGGCCGTCGCATACAgagttgttgtttttgttttgctCAAGTTTTGTGTGAGGAAAAACATCTTTGTCCGCAAACTTTTTCTATGTAAGCAAAACACAAGGAATCCAAGATAAATACTATACTGCTCCCAACTATTGGCTTCAGTTTGTTGTTTCATAGCTTATACAATGTTGAAGTAAATAATTGTTCACCATATCCCTTGGTTCTCCTGTGCATTCAACCAGTCAGTAATGCCTTGTTGTTAACTTTGAGCTCGTGCCCGGATTTAGAATTATTAAGCATATACTTGTAGGGATGAGGAACAGTCAGAATAATTTCTCTTCATTTCCACTAAGAAGTTTTCCTACCTAGTTCTGCCCCCAGAACTCAAAAATCATACTTAGTTGTGACTACCTGTTAGGCTGTAGCCTGCTACTTTGGGAAAACCCAATTTGTTAAACTGATTAACCATTCACTCCTAAACAGTTCGCGCATAATTATTGTGCTCTGATCTAAGAACAAAAACTATCTTGATACTAAGGTTGAATTTTTTTGTTACTCGACTCATGGGGCTCTAACATGTGAGAAAATGATCAATGGGATTGCCTGGGCTTGTAGTTGGACCAGGTTTGTTGCAATCTGGCTACATGAATACATTCTCTCTAACTGTTATAAAATATatctcaaagtaacaatatataacaagaaaaaacaaactaagagatatagGAGAAAGAGatagagattcttatttcttcttcagtTGTGTGTCTTTTCCTATCTATtgcaaggcctttatataggcatgaaaagtgaagaatcaCTATTgtaaaatatgtcattgaacatgtcattaagcatttgagaggaAGATCATTGGGGAGGTTATGGAGTTACAATCATAACTCCACAAGTATTAGCGTAGTGTGAGACTGAGTTATGGAGATAATGGTGAAGAGTAGACATCTACCATAATTTAATTTTGCTTATAACATCAACAAGATATTCAGGATAGTACTCAACTGCAACTTCTAGGGGTCGATTGATTTACCGCATTAAAGAAATATCTTAGCATGAAATTCCACATAAGTTTTACGATGTTTAGTTGGTCGTACAAGAAAAAACAATTGTCGCGTAACTTAGTATATCGTGTGGCTGGCCTCATTCTGAACTCCATATTGCTTATAACTGCATAAATTATGTAAGAATAAGAATACATGTATTATATAACGACCCTAGATAAGAATAACTagagaaccccccccccccccccaaaaaaaaaaaaaaaattaagaaagggaaaaaaatagAAGGAACTTCACTATGTAAATAACAAAAATTCCCTGCATTACTAGTACGTGGGTCAAACAATCACTTATAGTTTGAGACTAAACAGGTTAGATGGTGAAAGACTAACATCCTAGAATGAGGCCATCACTTTCGTCGTACCCTTCCGAAAGTTTAAAAGTTGGCTCCTTAATTCCCAGACCATCACTTTCTTTGTACTTTACCATCCAGTTTCAACTTTCATTTGGAGTAAAAATCATCTTGTATCATTCTTGAGGCACACTTTATATAGGGCAATAATAGCCTCAAATCAAAACCCAGAAAAGATGCTCGAGCCACATATACGTTCAGCATTGGACTGTGCTAAAGAAATAGAGTTCATAACATCTCCAGAATTTATGCTCTTAATCTGGTTTTCTCCAAGATCCTCCTTTGCTAAACGTGTTGTAAACAGAAATATATATGGCTCTCTTagatcaaatgaaagagttgtacggCACTGGTCACTTCAAGGCTAAGTTTATGGGAAATCCTCTTCAATTTCAAAGTATATGTTCATGATCTTTTTTTTTGGTCGAACCGAAAAATTTATTCAACCAAATATAGCAATATATTCATGAACATTTCAAATCAACATAGAATCCATGCAGGTATTTCCTATTCTCGATTGCATCGTACAATGATATTTGAGCCACTGTTAACTGAAACAGCAAATGCATATCCAACGATTCGGACAACATTAGCACAAATACAATTGCCTGACCTTGAACAATGAAACAGAAGACGGATCAAATATTCTAGGCTTTTTCTATTTAGCAATGAAGATATCTGGAACATATATTCGGATAAGAGAAGGAAAACGAGAAAGACAAAttagcaaaagaaaaaagaacaaggGACAACTAATTTACCTTTTCAGTAAGGCGATGCACACAAAAGATAATGGAGAAATAAACCCTACTCAATGGAGAGCATCAACACTTGGGACTAGAGTTCCAATCCATTATAAATACGATCCCTTTAACAGATACCATTTCTTCTAGCAGAGGTTGAAATTACAAACACACACTAAGGTAACAAGTAGTTTAAACCAAGATCATGGAGAAAGCAAGGTCCTTTAAAGCTATAGGTATACAACTACCAGAAAAAAGGAATAGAAAAACATATTCAACACAAAAATAAGTTCGAATTCAGTATCTTAAGCAACATAACAAACAAAACTTCCGAGCCACCTTGGATAACCAAGGTacctcaaaagaaaatacagacagCCAACAAAGTTTTCCTCGCCACCGCCTGTCAAGCACCCAGCTCTGAGAGCTGGTTCCAGACATACACAGCAGAAAACAAGAACCTAAGAACCACATTAAAGACCGTACAAAAACACCACAAGCAGAGAAAACAATGTCTCCAAAACACACTTTATTGTAGTAGATATCACGAGTAACACCAGAATTGAACTGCAACGTTCATTTCTTCTTCTGAGCAGCCTTGGTGACCTTAGCACCAGTTGGGTCCTTCTTGTCAACGTTCTTGATAACACCAACAGCAACAGTTTGACGCATGTCCCTCACAGCAAAACGTCCCAATGGTGGGTACTCAGAGAAGGTCTCAACAACCATGGGCTTGGTGGGAATCATCTTAACCATACCGGCATCACCATTCTTCAAGAACTTGGGCTCCTTCTCAATCTCCTTACCAGAACGCCTGTCAATCTTGGTCAAAATTTCTGCAAACTTGACAGCAATGTGGGAGGTGTGGCAGTCAAGAACTGGAGCATATCCATTTCCAATCTGTCCTGGATGGTTCATGATGATGACTTGGGAGGTAAAGCTGGAAGCACCCTTAGCTGGGTCATCCTTGGAGTTGGAAGCAACAAACCCACGCTTGAGATCCTTAACCGCAACATTCTTGACATTAAATCCAACATTGTCACCAGGAAGTGCCTCCTGAAGAGCTTCGTGGTGCATCTCAACAGATTTAACTTCAGTGGTCAGACCAGTGGGACCAAAAGTAACAACCATACCAGGCTTGAGGACACCAGTTTCCACACGACCAACAGGGACAGTACCAATTCCACCAATCTTGTAAACATCCTGAAGTGGGAGCCTGAGAGGCTTGTCTGTGGGCCTCTTGGGCTCATTAATCTGGTCAAGAGCATCAAGAAGTGTTGGGCCCTTGTACCAGTCAAGGTTTGTTGATCTTTCGATCATGTTGTCACCTTCAAAACCAGAGATGGGGACAAAGGGGATCTTGTCAGGGTTGTATCCTACCTTCTTGAGGTAGGAAGAAACCTCCTTCACGATTTCATCGTACCTAGCCTTGGAATACTTGGGGGTGGTAGCATCCATCTGCATAAGGAATAAAGCTGATCAGCAAACACACAACATCATTCTTCAATTACAAAGCCACTACAAATAAAAGCAAACCTTGTTGCAGCAGCAAATCATTTGTTTGACACCAAGGGTGAAAGCAAGCAGTGCGTGTTCACGGGTCTGTCCATCCTTGGAGATACCAGCTTCAAAACCACCAGTGGTGGAGTCAATAATCAGGACAGCACAGTCAGCTTGGGAGGTACCAGTAATCATATTCTTGATGAAATCCCTGTGTCCAGGAGCATCAATCACAGTGCAGTAGTACTTGGTGGTCTCAAACTTCCACAAGGCGATATCAATAGTGATACCACGCTCACGCTCAGCCTTTAGTTTGTCAAGCACCCAGGCATACTTGAATGACCTCTTGTTCATCTCAGCAGCTTCTTTCTCAAACCTCTCAATGACACGCTTGTCAATACCACCAAGCTTGTAGATCAAGTGACCAGTGGTAGTCGACTTACCAGAGTCGACGTGGCCAATGACCACAATGTTGATGTGAACCTT is drawn from Nicotiana tabacum cultivar K326 chromosome 9, ASM71507v2, whole genome shotgun sequence and contains these coding sequences:
- the LOC107791623 gene encoding elongation factor 1-alpha-like, which encodes MGKEKVHINIVVIGHVDSGKSTTTGHLIYKLGGIDKRVIERFEKEAAEMNKRSFKYAWVLDKLKAERERGITIDIALWKFETTKYYCTVIDAPGHRDFIKNMITGTSQADCAVLIIDSTTGGFEAGISKDGQTREHALLAFTLGVKQMICCCNKMDATTPKYSKARYDEIVKEVSSYLKKVGYNPDKIPFVPISGFEGDNMIERSTNLDWYKGPTLLDALDQINEPKRPTDKPLRLPLQDVYKIGGIGTVPVGRVETGVLKPGMVVTFGPTGLTTEVKSVEMHHEALQEALPGDNVGFNVKNVAVKDLKRGFVASNSKDDPAKGASSFTSQVIIMNHPGQIGNGYAPVLDCHTSHIAVKFAEILTKIDRRSGKEIEKEPKFLKNGDAGMVKMIPTKPMVVETFSEYPPLGRFAVRDMRQTVAVGVIKNVDKKDPTGAKVTKAAQKKK